One stretch of Elephas maximus indicus isolate mEleMax1 chromosome 22, mEleMax1 primary haplotype, whole genome shotgun sequence DNA includes these proteins:
- the TRIAP1 gene encoding TP53-regulated inhibitor of apoptosis 1 — protein MNSVGEACTDMKREYDQCFNRWFAEKFLKGDGSGDPCTDLFKRYQQCVQKAIKEKEIPIEGLEFMGHSKEKPKNSS, from the exons ATGAACAGCGTTGGGGAAGCATGCACGGACATGAAGCGCGAGTACGACCAGTGCTTCAATCGGTGGTttgctgagaagttcctcaagGGGGACGGCTCCGGGGACCCGTGCACGGACCTCTTTAAGCGCTATCAGCAGTGTGTTCAG AAAGCAATAAAGGAGAAGGAGATTCCTATTGAAGGACTGGAGTTCATGGGCCACAGCAAAGAAAAGCCTAAAAACTCTTCTTGA